In Babylonia areolata isolate BAREFJ2019XMU chromosome 19, ASM4173473v1, whole genome shotgun sequence, a single window of DNA contains:
- the LOC143293776 gene encoding E3 ubiquitin-protein ligase UHRF1-like, which yields MWIQVRTVDGKKTVRIDSLSKLTKIEDLRKRLVEDFDAEPSDQRLFFRGKQLEDGYTLFDYDVGLNDLIQLMIRIKLAPESTNQESTEQAADKSKTKDGAEENFSDKENKEPDSDEEFSQGPSGIVCLDQDEGNIYKVGDIIDARDPLLGAWFEANIIEVYRDRSSVHHQKPLRLSSSAHPSTSNIDAESRQEAVLGSEDSVESETSTQEMVDTKDSSASNCENTDTALKEKSDKDDCGNNCDQENETVITDENCNTPTKRDVPVKMDNEKSLEVDEPDAGGSQGVQKMESVSVLTPKRVSTSKENTAESGNTPASRSLFVKEVSDDLKKQGILCETIVTDGFIYKVRFDGYEEEETVELSSKHIRPRARHCLAFENVKEGQTIMANYNYEDARSRGFWYDCLVTKKKNTRTQKELYATVYIGTELMALENCRLLFLNELFDIEKPGTQLTEQDLQLDPSASPAKRQNKPECDFCKDNPRRNCKHCACCECGGKHEPEKQLICDECEQAYHLGCLDPPLLTVPEEDDWYCPKCKRDENEVVKAGEKLKESKKKSKMASATSSSSRDWGKGMACVGRTKQCTIVPSNHYGPIPGVEVGTMWKFRVQVSEAGVHRPHVAGIHGREDDGAFSIVLSGGYEDDADNGDEFYYTGSGGRDLSGNKRTAEQSCDQKLTRMNKALAKNCNVAINSKNGAEASDWKGGKPVRVVRNCKGRKHSKYAPEEGNRYDGIYKIVKYWAEKGKSGFLVWRYLLRRDDPAPAPWTKEGKKRIEQLGLTMQYPEGYLESQAEKEKEKTKASTSDESEEDPTPKKRGRKRKAESPPVEKEKKKAKTVGYTVEKEVLKLIREDTVNQKLWNDALEHTSEGKQKFLQHLEDLFMCICCQEILYKPVTLQCSHNFCKPCIKRSFKAEVYSCPACRTELPKDMPMTPNAPLTKVLNHFYPGYEAGRE from the exons ATGTGGATACAGGTTCGGACGGTCGATGGCAAGAAAACAGTCAGAATTGACAGTCTGTCAAAGCTGACTAAGATCGAGGACCTGAGGAAACGTCTGGTCGAAGATTTCGATGCAGAACCAAGCGATCAGCGTCTATTCTTCCGCGGGAAACAG ctggagGATGGATACACGCTGTTCGACTATGATGTTGGCTTGAACGATCTCATTCAGTTGATGATTCGCATTAAGCTAGCACCAGAAAGCACAAACCAAGAATCCACTGAACAGGCTGCGGACAAATCCAAGACAAAAGATGGCGCAGAGGAGAACTTCTCtgacaaagagaacaaagag ccggaCAGTGATGAGGAGTTCAGTCAAGGACCAAGTGGAATAGTCTGTCTGGATCAGGATGAAGGCAATATTTATAAG GTTGGAGACATCATCGATGCCAGAGACCCACTGTTGGGAGCCTGGTTTGAGGCAAACATAATAGAAGTTTATAGAGACCGGTCTTCGGTTCATCATCAAAAACCCTTGCGGCTATCTTCCTCTGCACATCCTTCCACTTCAAACATTGATGCTGAATCAAGACAGGAAGCTGTGCTGGGCAGTGAGGACAGTGTAGAGAGCGAAACTTCAACACAGGAAATGGTTGACACAAAGGACAGTTCTGCCTCAAACTGTGAAAACACTGATACAGCtctgaaagaaaaaagtgatAAAGATGACTGCGGAAACAACTGTGATCAAGAGAATGAGACTGTAATAACAGACGAGAACTGTAACACACCGACGAAGCGTGACGTTCCTGTGAAAATGGACAATGAAAAGAGTTTGGAGGTGGATGAACCAGATGCTGGGGGCTCTCAGGGTGTACAGAAAATGGAATCGGTATCGGTGCTGACTCCAAAGAGAGTCTCTACTTCTAAAGAGAACACAGCTGAAAGTGGGAATACCCCAGCCAGCCGTTCACTGTTTGTGAAGGAAGTGTCAGATGACTTGAAGAAGCAAGGCATTCTGTGTGAAACTATAGTCACAGATGGTTTCATCTACAAAGTTAGGTTTGATGG gtatgaggaggaggagacagtggAGCTGAGCAGCAAACACATCCGGCCCCGCGCTCGTCATTGTCTGGCCTTTGAGAACGTTAAAGAAGGGCAGACAATCATGGCAAACTACAACTATGAAGATGCACGGTCTAGAGGCTTCTGGTACGACTGTCttgtgacaaagaagaaaaacacaaggaCACAGAAGGAGCTGTATGCCACTGTCTATATAGG CACTGAATTGATGGCCCTGGAAAACTGTCGCCTGCTGTTTCTGAATGAGCTGTTTGACATAGAGAAACCCGGCACACAGCTGACAGAACAGGACCTCCAGCTGGACCCCTCTGCTTCCCCTGCCAAAC GTCAGAACAAACCAGAGTGCGATTTCTGCAAAGACAATCCTCGTCGTAATTGCAAGCACTGTGCGTGCTGTGAGTGTGGAGGGAAGCATGAGCCTGAGAAACAGCTGATCTGTGACGAGTGCGAGCAGGCGTATCATCTGGGATGCCTCGACCCTCCTCTGCTGACTGTACCTGAGGAGGATGACTG GTATTGCCCAAAATGTAAGCGTGATGAAAACGAAGTGGTGAAGGCAGGGGAGAAGCTGAAGGAGAGCAAGAAGAAATCTAAGATGGCCTCTGCCACCAGCTCTTCCAGCAGGGACTGGGGAAAG GGCATGGCATGTGTGGGACGTACCAAGCAGTGCACCATTGTGCCTTCCAACCACTACGGCCCCATACCCGGGGTGGAAGTCGGCACAATGTGGAAATTCAGGGTGCAG GTGAGCGAGGCAGGTGTGCACAGACCTCATGTGGCTGGCATTCATGGGAGGGAGGATGATGGTGCTTTCTCCATCGTCTTGTCTGGGGGTTATGAAGATGATGCT GACAACGGAGATGAATTCTATTACACTGGCAGCGGTGGTCGCGACTTGTCTGGAAATAAACGCACAGCAGAGCAGTCGTGTGATCAGAAGTTGACCAGAATGAACAA GGCGCTTGCCAAGAACTGCAACGTGGCCATCAACAGCAAGAACGGTGCCGAGGCTTCTGACTGGAAAGGGGGTAAACCAGTGAGAGTGGTCCGCAACTGTAAAGGTCGCAAACATTCCAAGTACGCTCCTGAGGAGGGCAACAGATATGACGGTATTTACAAG ATCGTCAAGTACTGGGCAGAGAAAGGGAAGTCTGGGTTTCTGGTGTGGCGCTACCTGCTGCGTCGTGACgaccctgcccctgccccctggACCAAGGAGGGCAAGAAGCGCATTGAACAGCTGGGCCTCACCATGCAg TACCCTGAGGGCTATCTGGAGAgtcaggcagagaaagagaaggagaaaacgaAGGCATCAACTTCTGACGAATCTGAAGAAGACCCGACACCAAAGAAACGTGGCCGCAAGAGAAAAGCAGAAT CGCCCccagtggagaaggagaagaagaaggcgaagacggTGGGGTACACTGTGGAGAAGGAAGTCCTGAAGCTGATCAGGGAGGACACTGTCAACCAGAAGCTGTGGAATGACGCTCTGGAGCACACCTCTGAAGGCAAACAG AAATTCTTGCAGCATCTGGAGGACCTGTTCATGTGTATCTGCTGCCAGGAAATTCTCTACAAGCCTGTCACCCTCCAATGTTCACACAATTTCTGCAAG CCCTGCATCAAACGCTCGTTCAAGGCGGAGGTCTACTCCTGCCCAGCTTGCCGCACAGAGTTACCCAAAGACATGCCCATGACCCCCAACGCCCCTCTGACCAAGGTGCTCAACCACTTCTACCCTGGGTACGAGGCAGGACGGGAATGA